The Arthrobacter oryzae DNA window CTATCCATCCCGCGCCGAGGCAGGACAGCAGCACTCCGGCGCTCGAACCCAGCGTCGACTCCAGCCGCTGGGCCTGGCCAGTGCCGCGCATCAGCTGCATCAGGAAGACAGCCATCACGCCTGCCGCAATGAACGCCGGAGTCCAGTCCAGGAAGCCCGGCGCCGGGACATAGGTGGCAGCCACGGCCGATCCCGCGCCCGGGAGGCCGATGATTGCCGCGAGGGTCTTCTTGGCGGGAATGTCCAGGAAGTGGGGCCAGCCGACTCCGACGGCCAAAGCCACGAGGACGGCTACGCCGAGCAATACCTCCGGTGAGGTGTAAGCCCCGCCGACAAAGACAGCAAGCCCGGCCAGGCCGATGGTTCCGATGGTCCACGGCTTCACTGTTTACCCGCGCTCACTCTCTGCTGACGTCTTCTTCGCTGCATACGCGTCCGGTACTGACCCCGGGGTCCTGACGGTCCAATCCTGCCTTATGTGACCTGCTTATGTCGCAAAACGAAAACTGAAACCAGCCGGATCAGTGTCTGTTAAGGGGCGATTGGGTATACTCAAAGCTCAGCTACGCTTCCTTCGGAGGATGCGGGCCCGGCCGGATTTCCGGCTGGCCAGTACCGACGCGGGCAGCCAGTACCGGCCGGTGAAAGCCCGGTTCAGACGCCCAATGATGCGCGGACAGCCCCTTGGAGGAACAATGTCGCACATCCTGCTACTGACGAACAGCACCGGGTCATCGGTGGACATTCTGCCTGCCTTGGAACTACTGAACCACCGCGTACACATCCTCCCTGCCGAGCCCACCGCGCTGCTGGAAACGGACCCCTGCGATGTTGTCCTGCTGGACGCGCGCAAGGACCTGGTGGGAGCGCGGTCCCTCACACAGCTGCTCAAGGCCACCGGGCTGAGCGCGCCCTTGATGCTGATCCTCACCGAAGGCGGCATGGCCGCCGTCTCCTCGGCCTGGGCCGTGGATGACATCCTGCTCGACTCCGCGGGTCCGGCTGAAGTCGAAGCCCGCATCCGGCTCTCAGTGGCCCGCGCCGTCCCGGAGCAGGAGGATACGCCCACCGAAATCCGCGCTGCCGGCGTCGTCATTGACGAAGCAAGCTACACGGCGAGGGTCAACGGGGCTCCCCTTAACCTGACGTTCAAGGAATTCGAACTCCTGAAGTACCTGGCGCAGCACCCCGGCCGGGTGTTCACCCGCCAGCAGCTGCTCACCGAGGTGTGGGGCTATGACTACTACGGCGGCACCCGCACAGTGGACGTCCACGTCAGGCGGCTGCGCGCCAAGCTCGGTGCCGACCACGAAAACCTGATCAGCACGGTCCGCAACGTCGGCTACCGACTGACTCTGGTCCGGCAGCCCGAAGAGGAACTGACGGAGGCTTAGCCTCCTGGAGCGGCAGCGGTTTGCGCCGCGAGCCGATTGGATGATCGCCCCGGCAGAACCTCCCGCAAGATCACGGAAACGAAGAAGCCCCGGACCAGTGGTCCGGGGCTTCTTGTGGCTTCTAGGCCTGCAGTGGAGGACATACGGGTCGAACGTATCGAGGCCACCCCAGTGGTGGATCCCCCTCACGATCCCGCCTCAGGAGGCCGGATCAGGTATCGACTATACGTGCCGGATCCCGCCCCATCAAATCGGCGCCAATCACTCCCCCATGCAGACGGGCCGTATAGCCTGTACTCCATGAGTCCTGCGCATCCCGAGAACTGGCCCGTGCTCGTCACCAAAGGCGGAGTGGACGATGAACTGCTCAGGGATTTCACCTCCCTCGCCGCGGCTGCCGAAGAATCGGACGGAAACCCGCCCCTGTCCGAACAGACTTTTGTGACGCTTCGCGCGGGCGAGTCCGGCAGCCACTCGCTCCTGGCCCTGGCGCTCTACGCCCCGGATGAGGATTCGGATCCCGCCACCGCCCAGGACCTGGCCGGGTTCGCGGTGGTGGTTGAGGAACCTGACGGCACGGGCGTGCTGGAGGTGGCAGTCCACCCCAGCTACCGGAACCAGGGGGTGGCAGACAGGCTGATCGCCACGCTGAAGGCATCGAGGGGCTTCGACGGGCTCACGGCCTGGTCCCACGGGAACCACGAGGCGGCAGCCGACCTCGCGGCCAAGTACGGCTACGCCCCCGTCCGGGAATTGTGGAAGATGCGGCTCACCACCTCCGCCTCTGACCTGCCCGACGCCGGGCTCCCGGAAAACGTGGCCCTGCGCGCCTTTGTTCCGGGCCGGGATGAAGAAGCCTGGCTGGCAGCGAACAAGGCCGCCTTCGGCCACCACCCCGAACAGGGCAACATGACCAGGCAGGACCTGGACGCCCGGATGGCCGAAGACTGGTTCGACCCGGCCGGCTTCCTGCTGGCCGTGGACCCGGGCGGGCGGATCCTCGGCTTCCACTGGACCAAGGTGCACCCCCGCCACGGCAGCCATCCGGCGATCGGAGAGGTCTATGTGGTGGGCGTGACGCCGGAGGCCCAGGGCATGGGCCTCGGCAAGGCGCTGACGGTGGCCGGCATCAAATACCTCCAGGACAAGGGCCTTCACGCGGTGATGCTGTACACCGATGCGGACAACGCGCCGGCCGTTTCCCTGTACCGCGGACTCGGCTTTACGCGGTGGGATGCAGACGTCATGTACGGGCCTAAAAACGGCGGTTAATCCAATCGGCTGACGCATGCACCGTGGTTCAGGAAATCTGCGTAACCCCGAATCGATTGCTTGTAAGGTTGAAGGTAAACCGCGCCAGCAAAAGGAGTGACCATGCAACCGGAACCTGCCGGAATCGCCACGTCTGAGGCCAAGGTGCTCCCGGTGCGCGCCCGCTTCGGGTCCTCCGAAGTACCGGCTTCCCGCGCCACGCAGGACCGGATCGACATTCCCGAGTTCGCACCCAACCTTGAGCCCGAGGGCGACATCAGCCCGGACCGCTTCCTGGACCGTGAACTGAGCTGGCTGGCCTTCAACGCCCGTGTGCTGGAGCTTGCCGAGGACCCCGACCTCCACCTCCTGGAGCGCGTCAGCTTCCTCTCCATCTTTGCCTCCAACCTGGACGAGTTCTTCATGGTCCGCGTCGCCGGGCTGAAACGACGGATCGCCACCGGGCTGGCCGTCCCGTCACCGGCCGGCCTGAGCCCCATGCAGGTACTGGACCAGATCGGCGAAGCGGCGCACCGGCTCGCGCAGCGCCACGCCCGGATCTACGCCGAACAGATCCGGCCGGCGCTTGCCTACGAGCACATCCACCTCATGCACTGGGACGAACTGGATGACCAGGCCAAGGACCAGCTCAGCGCGATGTTCGCGGAGAAGGTCTTCCCGATCCTGACACCGCTCGCGGTGGACCCCGCACACCCGTTCCCGTATATTTCGGGGCTGTCCCTGAACCTGGCCGTTGTCGTCCGCAATCCGGTGAGCGACAAGGAACTTTTCGCCCGGGTCAAGGTTCCGGACCAGCTTCCGCGGCTCATTTCCATCGACGGCCCGCGCGCAGGCTCGGTGCCCGGCCGGGTGGCCCGCTTCATCGCCCTCGAAGAAGTCATTGCCGTCCACCTGGACCAGCTGTTCGCCGGCATGGAGGTCCTGGAGCACCACACGTTCCGCGTCACCCGCAACGAGGACGTTGAGGTGGAAGAGGACGACGCCGAGAACCTGCTGCAGGCGCTGGAGAAGGAACTGCTGCGCCGCCGGTTCGGCCCGCCCGTCCGGCTCGAGGTCACCAACGACATCAACCCGAACATCCGCGCCCTCCTGATCCGCGAACTGGGGGTGGAGGAATCCGAGGTTTACTCCGTTCCGGCACCGCTGGACCTGCGGGGCCTGTCCGTCATTGCCGGGATTGACCGCGCGGACCTGCACTACCCGAAGCATGTGCCGCACACCTCGCGTTACCTGAACGAATCGGAAACGTCCAAGGCGGCAAACGTGTTCGCGGCCATGCGCCGGCGGGACATCCTCCTGCACCACCCCTACGATTCCTTCTCCACGTCCGTCCAGGCTTTCCTGGAGCAGGCCGCGGCGGACCCGAAGGTGCAGGCCATCAAGCAGACGCTGTATCGCACGTCGGGCGACTCCCCCATCGTCGATGCCCTCATCGACGCGGCAGAGGCAGGCAAGCAGGTCCTGGCCCTGGTGGAAATCAAGGCCCGGTTCGATGAACAGGCCAACATCTCCTGGGCGCGGAAACTGGAACAGGCCGGCGTGCACGTGGTGTACGGCATCGTGGGCCTGAAGACCCACTGCAAGCTTTCCCTCGTGGTTCGCCAGGAAGTGGACGGCCTGCGTCGCTACTGCCACATCGGCACCGGAAACTACCACCCGCGCACGGCCCGCTACTACGAGGACCTCGGTCTGCTGACAGCCAACGAGCAGGTGGGCGAGGATCTCTCCAAGCTCTTCAACCAGCTCTCCGGCTACGCTCCGAAGTCCACGTTCAAACGGCTCCTGGTGGCGCCCCGTTCAGTGCGTTCCGGACTCATTGACCGGATTGAAAAGGAAATCCGCAACGCCAAGGCGGGCATTTCAGCCAGGGTGCAGATCAAGGTCAACTCCATGGTGGACGAGGCGATCATCGATTCGCTCTACCGTGCGTCGCAGGCAGGCGTGAACGTTGACGTGATCGTCCGCGGCATCTGTTCGCTTCGCCCCGGCATCCCCGGGCTGAGCGAAAACATCACGGTGCGCTCGGTGCTGGGACGGTTCCTGGAGCACTCGCGGGTCTTTGCCTTCGCCAACGGCGGGGAGCCGGTGGTCTACATCGGTTCCGCGGACATGATGCACCGCAACCTCGACCGGCGGGTGGAGGCGCTGGTGCAGCTCACCAGCGGCGATGACACGTCCTACGTGCTGGACATGCTCCGTCGCTACATGGACCCGGAAACGTCCAGCTGGCATCTGGACAGCCAGGGCGAATGGACCCGGCACCACATCGGCGACGACGGCAGGCTCCTGGAGGATGTCCAGTCCTGGCTGCTCGCGTCCCGTTCCCGCCAGCGCCCGACCGTAAGGCGGTAAGACCCTGGCCTCGAAGAGCGATGCGAAAACCGATGCGAAGATCGACGTCAACAACGACTCGGCGAACGATTCGCTTATCGCGGACCAGACAGACCATCCCGGGGAGCCGATCGCCGTTACCGCGGCAGGCGCCCTGCCTTGGCGCGCCAGCAAGGACAAGCTCGAAGTCCTGCTGATCCACCGCCCCAGGTACGATGACTGGTCCTGGCCCAAGGGAAAGATCGATCCCGGGGAGACCATACCGGAGTGCGCCGTCCGTGAGATCGAAGAGGAAATCGGGCTCACGGCCACGCTGGGCATTCCCCTTCCGCCCATCCACTACCACGTGTCCGCAGGCTTGAAGGTGGTCCACTACTGGGCCGTGGGTGTGAACGGCGCCGTCCTGCGTCCGGACGGCAAGGAAGTGGACAGCGTGATGTGGTGTTCACCGGAAAAGGCCGCCGCCCTGCTGAGCAATCCCGGTGACATTGCTCCGCTTGAGCACCTCGTGGCGGCCCACGCGCGCAAGGAACTGGATACCTGGCCGCTGTTGGTGGTCCGGCACGCAAAAGCTAAGCCCCGCTCGTCCTGGACCAAGGCCGAAGGGGACCGTCCCCTCGCGGCCACCGGGCAGCGGCAGGCGCAGGCCGTCCGCAGGCTGCTCCACGTGTGGAAACCGCTCCGCGTGCACTCGAGTCCGTGGCAACGCTGCGTGGCCACCATTGCCCCTTACGCCAAGTCTGCGGACGCCAAGGTGAAACTTCATGATGCCCTGACGGAGCACCGCCATGCACGGAGCCCGAAGAAGACCGCCGCCGTCGTGGAGTCACTCTTCGACAAACAGCGTGCCATTGCCCTGTGCACGCACCGTCCCGCGTTGCCCACAGTGATCAAGCAGCTCGGTGAGCACATGAACGGCCGGCTGCGCGCCCTCCTGCCGTCAGCCGACCCCTACCTTGCCCCGGGGGAAGTCATCGTGTGCCACGTGGCCCGCGGCAGCAACCACAAGATTGTGGCCGTGGAACAGTTCAGGCCCTTCGACGACTAAGGGTTGCACCCGGTTGACCCGGCCTTGCGACCGCCGGCTTGACGGCCGTTTTTTTGTATCAAATACTTAGTACATTGATGCAAATCTGGGGGGATTATGCCGGTCCAATTCGAACTGCCGCCGATGCTGCTGCTGGGACCGCTGGTCGCCGCCGTCGTTCTTTACATCATCCTCAGGTGGGTGGTGTGGGAGCCCCGGATGGGCGCCTCACCTGAATCGGTTTCCCAGCACGCGCTCTGGGTGGGGGTCATCGGCTGGATGGCCAGTTCGCTGCAGG harbors:
- a CDS encoding winged helix-turn-helix transcriptional regulator, with the protein product MSHILLLTNSTGSSVDILPALELLNHRVHILPAEPTALLETDPCDVVLLDARKDLVGARSLTQLLKATGLSAPLMLILTEGGMAAVSSAWAVDDILLDSAGPAEVEARIRLSVARAVPEQEDTPTEIRAAGVVIDEASYTARVNGAPLNLTFKEFELLKYLAQHPGRVFTRQQLLTEVWGYDYYGGTRTVDVHVRRLRAKLGADHENLISTVRNVGYRLTLVRQPEEELTEA
- the mshD gene encoding mycothiol synthase — its product is MSPAHPENWPVLVTKGGVDDELLRDFTSLAAAAEESDGNPPLSEQTFVTLRAGESGSHSLLALALYAPDEDSDPATAQDLAGFAVVVEEPDGTGVLEVAVHPSYRNQGVADRLIATLKASRGFDGLTAWSHGNHEAAADLAAKYGYAPVRELWKMRLTTSASDLPDAGLPENVALRAFVPGRDEEAWLAANKAAFGHHPEQGNMTRQDLDARMAEDWFDPAGFLLAVDPGGRILGFHWTKVHPRHGSHPAIGEVYVVGVTPEAQGMGLGKALTVAGIKYLQDKGLHAVMLYTDADNAPAVSLYRGLGFTRWDADVMYGPKNGG
- a CDS encoding permease, translating into MKPWTIGTIGLAGLAVFVGGAYTSPEVLLGVAVLVALAVGVGWPHFLDIPAKKTLAAIIGLPGAGSAVAATYVPAPGFLDWTPAFIAAGVMAVFLMQLMRGTGQAQRLESTLGSSAGVLLSCLGAGWIAASRFNGVREMVLVAGISAAFALLAGLIRWPDRIVAPLGIVLAGLTAPLAGLIFSNIAVIPAAVVGVVVGAVLVSLRRLVILRGDRINFPAALGMGLAPVAAVGSLAYFIDKLLIY
- a CDS encoding NUDIX hydrolase; this encodes MADQTDHPGEPIAVTAAGALPWRASKDKLEVLLIHRPRYDDWSWPKGKIDPGETIPECAVREIEEEIGLTATLGIPLPPIHYHVSAGLKVVHYWAVGVNGAVLRPDGKEVDSVMWCSPEKAAALLSNPGDIAPLEHLVAAHARKELDTWPLLVVRHAKAKPRSSWTKAEGDRPLAATGQRQAQAVRRLLHVWKPLRVHSSPWQRCVATIAPYAKSADAKVKLHDALTEHRHARSPKKTAAVVESLFDKQRAIALCTHRPALPTVIKQLGEHMNGRLRALLPSADPYLAPGEVIVCHVARGSNHKIVAVEQFRPFDD
- a CDS encoding RNA degradosome polyphosphate kinase, coding for MQPEPAGIATSEAKVLPVRARFGSSEVPASRATQDRIDIPEFAPNLEPEGDISPDRFLDRELSWLAFNARVLELAEDPDLHLLERVSFLSIFASNLDEFFMVRVAGLKRRIATGLAVPSPAGLSPMQVLDQIGEAAHRLAQRHARIYAEQIRPALAYEHIHLMHWDELDDQAKDQLSAMFAEKVFPILTPLAVDPAHPFPYISGLSLNLAVVVRNPVSDKELFARVKVPDQLPRLISIDGPRAGSVPGRVARFIALEEVIAVHLDQLFAGMEVLEHHTFRVTRNEDVEVEEDDAENLLQALEKELLRRRFGPPVRLEVTNDINPNIRALLIRELGVEESEVYSVPAPLDLRGLSVIAGIDRADLHYPKHVPHTSRYLNESETSKAANVFAAMRRRDILLHHPYDSFSTSVQAFLEQAAADPKVQAIKQTLYRTSGDSPIVDALIDAAEAGKQVLALVEIKARFDEQANISWARKLEQAGVHVVYGIVGLKTHCKLSLVVRQEVDGLRRYCHIGTGNYHPRTARYYEDLGLLTANEQVGEDLSKLFNQLSGYAPKSTFKRLLVAPRSVRSGLIDRIEKEIRNAKAGISARVQIKVNSMVDEAIIDSLYRASQAGVNVDVIVRGICSLRPGIPGLSENITVRSVLGRFLEHSRVFAFANGGEPVVYIGSADMMHRNLDRRVEALVQLTSGDDTSYVLDMLRRYMDPETSSWHLDSQGEWTRHHIGDDGRLLEDVQSWLLASRSRQRPTVRR